A stretch of Paludisphaera borealis DNA encodes these proteins:
- a CDS encoding ATP-binding protein: MTELDAIRAADFDWAVRLNDVWDQPPSDVARLHANHRAEFARKLGAMEQTSGAGSPLGWVVVGGGGTGKTHLLGAFRREAARRKCAFILVDLTDVRNFWESVLQGYMDSLQQRFDGDVAQHKWILDHIIEKYGPSKSFASMLATLIGRRSRDLRTDVDAMLTALGKSYPRETIKYQNVVRALICLNSDDFTTLNVGHVWLQGQRLEDDDKLRLGFTVHQEPASKIVEALSWFMSLSGPTVLAFDQLDPIVTQLHYRKQGEQPSLAEQATAESIIVEIGGGLGALRDLTRNTLTLVSCVESTWGILGSTVLRTFLDRFEEVKTLKAPGDADVARAIVADRLGAAYKATNFAPPYPVYPFRPEAFDALALDSPREILKKCDAHRRRCLEDQRVVELASFATVAPRAEAPAVAPRSTGTDRLDQEFDALRAAAKPSWILEEKFDDERLAPLLRTGLKCLIHEVDLPADVHAIVDVEATGAATTIPLHARLSLIFHKENEREEHYCVRALQQTNARAYQNRLKGALTQSGVDRNLPFRHLAVVRSTAIPGGTLTSKLTDEFTRLGGLFLHPTDDELRTLHALHELKAKNDPGFELWLKARRPASNLELVQKIVASDLFINDAREIETKPETIDEPIIESMIEPKSGATEAGRLPLGRRLIGGRPGESIGMPVGLLEKHALVLAGAGSGKTVFLKRLIEESALLGVPSIVIDVANDMAALDERWDEPPPVWTDDDRDRAERYHRNADVVVWTPGKESGNPLSFEPLPDLAPLVGDDEELDTAASMVVETLSPVLASGQSHTANQKRAVLKASLRYLARHGGGRLDALIDLLKELPPEAGLDVANEPKLAEQMADALRAEMEMNPLLRSRGTAFDPAVLFGSERASDPARISVVSFVGLPGREAQRYFLNQLAMTLFSWVKKNPHPGDRPLRGLLVIDEARDFVPSQQATVCRDSLNRLVAQARKYHLGVVFATQNPKDIDNRIVANCSTHVYGKVNSPAAIETVKALIQSKGGSAADLSTLPSGQFYVHNADADIARPTKIVAPFCLSRHPRNPLDEPTLLAKAAASRARLRARPRDVKIRVGEPV, encoded by the coding sequence ATGACCGAGCTCGACGCGATCCGAGCGGCCGACTTCGACTGGGCGGTGCGGCTGAACGACGTCTGGGACCAGCCTCCTTCGGACGTCGCCCGCCTGCACGCGAACCATCGCGCCGAGTTCGCGCGCAAGCTCGGCGCGATGGAGCAAACCTCCGGCGCCGGCTCGCCGTTGGGCTGGGTCGTCGTGGGGGGCGGGGGGACCGGCAAGACGCATCTGCTCGGGGCGTTCCGCCGCGAGGCCGCGCGCCGCAAGTGCGCGTTCATCCTGGTCGATCTGACCGACGTGCGGAACTTCTGGGAATCGGTCCTCCAGGGCTACATGGACTCGCTCCAGCAGCGGTTCGACGGCGACGTCGCCCAGCATAAATGGATCCTCGATCACATCATCGAGAAGTACGGCCCGAGCAAGTCGTTCGCCTCGATGCTCGCGACCCTGATCGGCCGCCGGAGCCGCGACCTGCGGACCGACGTCGACGCCATGCTCACCGCGCTCGGAAAGTCGTATCCGAGGGAGACGATCAAGTATCAGAACGTCGTGCGGGCGCTCATCTGCTTGAATTCGGATGACTTCACGACGTTGAACGTCGGCCACGTCTGGCTTCAGGGCCAGCGCCTCGAGGACGACGACAAGCTGCGTCTGGGTTTCACGGTCCACCAGGAGCCGGCGAGCAAGATCGTCGAGGCGCTGTCGTGGTTCATGAGCCTCAGCGGGCCGACGGTCCTCGCCTTCGACCAGCTCGACCCGATCGTCACCCAGCTCCATTATCGCAAGCAGGGGGAGCAGCCGTCGCTCGCCGAACAGGCGACCGCCGAGTCGATCATCGTCGAGATCGGCGGCGGCCTGGGCGCGCTCCGCGACCTCACGCGGAACACGCTGACCCTCGTCTCGTGCGTCGAGAGCACCTGGGGAATCCTCGGCTCGACGGTGCTCCGGACGTTCCTCGATCGGTTCGAGGAGGTCAAGACGCTGAAGGCCCCGGGAGACGCCGACGTCGCCCGCGCGATCGTCGCCGACCGGCTCGGAGCGGCCTATAAAGCGACGAACTTCGCGCCCCCCTACCCCGTCTACCCGTTCCGCCCCGAGGCGTTCGACGCACTGGCGCTCGATAGCCCGCGTGAGATCCTCAAGAAGTGCGACGCCCACCGGCGGCGGTGCCTGGAGGATCAGCGGGTCGTCGAGCTGGCCTCGTTCGCGACCGTCGCGCCCAGGGCCGAGGCCCCGGCCGTCGCTCCCCGCTCGACCGGGACGGACCGGCTCGATCAGGAATTCGACGCCCTCCGCGCGGCGGCGAAGCCGAGCTGGATCTTGGAGGAGAAGTTCGACGACGAGCGGCTCGCCCCGCTGCTCCGAACCGGCCTGAAATGCCTGATCCACGAGGTCGACCTTCCCGCCGACGTCCACGCGATCGTCGATGTCGAGGCGACGGGCGCGGCGACGACGATCCCCCTGCACGCGCGATTGAGCCTGATCTTCCACAAGGAGAACGAACGCGAGGAGCATTACTGCGTCCGGGCCTTGCAGCAGACCAACGCCCGGGCGTACCAGAATCGGCTCAAAGGCGCGCTCACGCAATCAGGCGTCGATAGGAACCTCCCGTTCCGCCACCTGGCCGTGGTGCGGTCGACGGCGATTCCCGGCGGAACGTTGACGAGCAAGCTGACCGACGAGTTCACCCGGCTCGGCGGCCTCTTTCTCCACCCGACCGACGATGAACTCCGGACGCTCCACGCCCTCCACGAACTGAAGGCCAAGAACGACCCCGGATTCGAACTCTGGCTGAAGGCCCGCCGGCCCGCCTCGAACCTCGAACTCGTTCAGAAGATCGTGGCGAGCGACCTGTTCATCAACGACGCGAGGGAGATCGAGACGAAGCCCGAGACGATCGACGAACCTATCATCGAATCGATGATTGAACCGAAGTCCGGCGCGACCGAAGCCGGGCGGCTGCCGCTGGGGCGTCGTTTGATCGGCGGCAGGCCGGGCGAGTCGATCGGGATGCCGGTCGGTCTGCTGGAGAAGCACGCGCTGGTGCTCGCGGGGGCGGGGTCGGGCAAGACGGTGTTCCTCAAGCGGCTGATCGAGGAATCGGCGCTTTTGGGCGTGCCGTCGATCGTGATCGACGTGGCGAACGACATGGCGGCCCTCGACGAGCGCTGGGACGAGCCTCCTCCGGTCTGGACCGACGACGACCGCGACAGGGCCGAGCGCTATCATCGCAACGCCGACGTGGTCGTCTGGACGCCGGGCAAGGAGTCGGGCAATCCGCTCTCGTTCGAGCCCCTGCCCGATCTCGCGCCGCTGGTCGGCGACGACGAGGAGCTGGACACCGCGGCGTCGATGGTGGTGGAGACGCTGTCGCCGGTGCTGGCCTCCGGCCAGAGCCACACGGCGAATCAGAAGCGCGCCGTGCTCAAGGCGTCGCTGCGCTACCTCGCCCGGCACGGCGGCGGCCGGCTCGACGCGCTGATCGACTTGCTGAAGGAGCTGCCGCCCGAGGCCGGCCTGGACGTCGCCAACGAGCCGAAGCTCGCCGAGCAGATGGCCGACGCGTTACGGGCCGAGATGGAGATGAACCCGCTGCTCCGATCGCGTGGGACCGCGTTCGATCCGGCCGTGTTGTTCGGTTCGGAGCGCGCGTCGGACCCCGCGCGGATCTCGGTCGTCAGCTTCGTCGGCCTCCCCGGCCGCGAGGCGCAGCGGTACTTCTTGAACCAGCTCGCGATGACGCTGTTCTCGTGGGTCAAGAAGAACCCGCACCCCGGCGACCGCCCGTTGCGCGGGCTGCTGGTGATCGACGAGGCCCGGGACTTCGTCCCCTCGCAGCAGGCGACCGTCTGCCGCGACAGCCTGAACCGGCTGGTCGCCCAGGCGCGGAAGTACCACCTGGGCGTGGTGTTCGCCACCCAGAATCCCAAGGATATCGACAACCGAATCGTGGCGAATTGCTCGACGCATGTTTACGGCAAGGTGAATTCCCCCGCCGCGATCGAGACGGTCAAAGCCCTGATCCAATCCAAGGGAGGCTCCGCCGCCGACCTCTCAACGCTCCCCAGCGGCCAGTTCTACGTCCACAACGCCGACGCCGACATCGCCCGCCCGACGAAGATCGTCGCCCCGTTCTGCCTCTCACGCCATCCCCGAAACCCACTCGACGAACCGACCCTCCTCGCCAAAGCCGCCGCCTCCCGCGCCCGCCTCCGCGCCCGTCCGCGCGACGTCAAGATCCGAGTCGGCGAGCCGGTGTGA
- a CDS encoding endonuclease domain-containing protein, with protein MTTVYADELDRLLLPPASRTRVVFAARGLVGAVGVGLEARAVASGGGIRLVAIRFDRPPPLKALIDDMVDQLAAVALGLFPDWYGDDARFAAVDAQTADFDAILADRLDRLDLLRRGVSVPWLKAARRLCRRGGLPRPRGFPASVHAAQLARAVDPSPLLIALLLDDDRPAVEALHGLSRASEWLAREAGARVVLIVPDALEASTALDGVSFEAVRVREREAEETSIDVIAPAFATAAPRLSVSPLIGRPNPASRGELLLARRLERDENLAGLFRYNVHVETRRGTSPLVDLVWESGKIVVEVDGFYYHSDASAFSRDRRRDYELTTSGYLVLRMPEDEVVGDVELAVEKVRDLVEFRRVSDRSARRTGINDAT; from the coding sequence ATGACGACCGTCTATGCGGACGAGCTCGATCGTCTTCTCTTGCCGCCGGCTTCGCGGACGCGAGTGGTGTTCGCGGCGCGGGGGCTGGTCGGCGCGGTGGGCGTCGGGCTGGAGGCGCGGGCGGTCGCGTCGGGGGGCGGGATTCGGCTGGTCGCGATCCGGTTCGACCGGCCTCCCCCCTTGAAAGCGCTGATCGACGACATGGTCGATCAGCTTGCGGCCGTGGCCCTCGGGTTGTTCCCGGACTGGTACGGCGACGACGCCCGGTTCGCGGCGGTCGACGCCCAGACCGCCGATTTCGACGCGATCCTGGCCGACCGCCTGGACCGACTCGACCTCTTGAGGCGGGGCGTTTCGGTCCCCTGGCTGAAGGCCGCCCGGCGGCTCTGCCGGCGCGGCGGGCTTCCCCGCCCGCGCGGGTTTCCGGCCTCGGTCCACGCGGCCCAGCTCGCCCGGGCCGTCGACCCGTCGCCGCTGCTGATCGCGCTTCTGCTCGACGACGACCGCCCGGCCGTCGAGGCGCTCCACGGCCTGTCGAGGGCCTCGGAATGGCTCGCCCGCGAGGCCGGGGCCCGGGTCGTCCTGATCGTCCCCGACGCGCTCGAGGCGTCGACGGCACTCGACGGCGTCAGCTTCGAGGCCGTCCGCGTCCGCGAGCGGGAGGCGGAAGAAACGTCGATCGACGTCATTGCGCCGGCGTTCGCGACCGCCGCACCCCGGCTCTCGGTCTCGCCGTTGATCGGCCGTCCGAACCCCGCGAGCCGCGGCGAATTGCTGCTCGCGCGGCGGCTTGAGCGCGACGAGAATCTCGCCGGCCTGTTCCGGTACAACGTCCACGTCGAAACCCGCCGGGGGACGTCGCCGCTGGTCGACCTGGTCTGGGAATCGGGAAAAATCGTCGTCGAGGTGGACGGGTTCTATTATCACTCGGACGCGTCGGCGTTTTCGCGCGACCGCCGCCGTGATTACGAGCTGACGACCAGCGGCTACCTCGTGCTCCGGATGCCCGAGGACGAAGTCGTCGGCGACGTCGAGCTGGCCGTCGAGAAGGTTCGCGACCTGGTCGAGTTTCGGCGGGTGTCGGACCGCTCCGCCCGTCGCACGGGGATCAACGATGCAACATGA
- a CDS encoding deoxyhypusine synthase family protein, whose product MKTNGIVSGFLKHHFRHFNAATLVDAAEAYRAHLESGMPMLLAMGGAMSTAEIGLSLAEMIRQDKVHAVSCSANNLEEDIFNLVAHDHYVRIPHYRDLTPADERKLLDQHLNRVTDTCIPEHEAIRKIEKHIFKIWSETEKRGDRKLPYEYFYELVRSGVLKSEYQIDPKDSWVLAAADKNIPIFTPGWEDSTLGNIFTSYCLKGELKPSTMKSGVELMMHVTEWYRKHCTDRGVGFFQIGGGIAGDFPICVVPMLQQDMEIDVPFWSYFCQITDTNESYGSYSGANPTEKITWGKLDETTPKFAINSDATIVAPLIFAIVLGG is encoded by the coding sequence ATGAAAACCAACGGCATCGTCTCCGGCTTCCTCAAGCACCACTTCCGGCACTTCAACGCCGCCACCCTGGTCGACGCCGCGGAAGCCTACCGGGCGCATCTGGAGTCGGGCATGCCGATGCTCCTGGCCATGGGGGGGGCGATGAGCACCGCCGAGATCGGCCTCTCGCTCGCCGAGATGATCCGTCAGGACAAGGTCCACGCCGTCTCCTGCTCGGCCAACAACCTCGAAGAAGACATCTTCAACCTCGTCGCGCACGACCATTACGTCCGCATCCCCCACTACCGCGACCTCACCCCCGCGGACGAGCGCAAGCTGCTCGACCAGCACCTCAACCGCGTGACCGACACGTGCATCCCCGAGCACGAGGCGATCCGCAAGATCGAGAAGCACATCTTCAAGATCTGGAGCGAGACCGAGAAGCGGGGCGATCGCAAGCTCCCGTACGAATATTTCTATGAATTGGTCCGATCGGGCGTGCTCAAGAGCGAATACCAGATCGACCCGAAGGATTCGTGGGTCCTCGCCGCCGCCGACAAGAACATCCCGATCTTCACCCCCGGCTGGGAAGACTCGACGCTCGGCAACATCTTCACGAGCTACTGCCTGAAGGGCGAACTCAAGCCCTCCACGATGAAGAGCGGCGTCGAGCTGATGATGCACGTCACCGAATGGTACCGGAAGCATTGCACCGATCGCGGCGTCGGCTTCTTCCAGATCGGCGGCGGGATCGCGGGCGACTTCCCGATCTGCGTCGTGCCGATGCTCCAGCAAGACATGGAGATCGACGTGCCGTTCTGGTCGTACTTCTGCCAGATCACCGACACCAACGAATCGTACGGCTCGTACTCCGGCGCGAACCCCACCGAGAAGATCACCTGGGGCAAGCTCGACGAGACCACGCCGAAGTTCGCCATCAACTCCGACGCCACCATCGTCGCCCCGCTGATCTTCGCCATCGTCCTCGGCGGCTGA
- a CDS encoding DMT family transporter, with amino-acid sequence MSWSWLILIVAGLVETGWAVGLKYTDGFSKFWPSVLTIAGIVVSMVMLSVAARSLPIGTAYAVWVGIGAAGAVILGIVLFGEPANAGRLFFLALLLIAIVGLKFTTH; translated from the coding sequence ATGTCGTGGTCATGGTTGATTCTCATCGTCGCGGGCCTGGTGGAGACCGGCTGGGCCGTCGGGTTGAAGTACACCGACGGGTTCTCGAAATTCTGGCCGAGCGTGCTGACCATCGCCGGGATCGTCGTGAGCATGGTCATGCTCTCCGTCGCGGCCCGCAGCCTGCCGATCGGGACGGCTTACGCGGTCTGGGTCGGGATCGGGGCGGCGGGCGCCGTCATCCTCGGCATCGTGCTCTTCGGCGAACCCGCCAACGCGGGACGGCTGTTCTTCCTCGCGCTGCTCTTGATCGCGATCGTCGGTCTCAAGTTCACGACGCATTGA
- a CDS encoding carboxypeptidase regulatory-like domain-containing protein — translation MRTFAGMVLGPGGKPVKRAVAVVINETGEITAWIDDEGRFTLPSLLVGWTYEVFTTRGNDAVKLGVAAPKAPGPLDLGTLRMRDLGK, via the coding sequence ATGAGGACGTTCGCCGGCATGGTGCTCGGACCCGGCGGCAAGCCGGTCAAGAGGGCGGTGGCTGTGGTCATCAATGAGACCGGCGAGATTACCGCGTGGATCGACGACGAAGGCCGGTTCACCCTGCCGTCGCTGCTCGTCGGCTGGACCTATGAGGTCTTCACGACGCGGGGCAACGACGCCGTCAAGCTCGGCGTCGCCGCTCCAAAAGCCCCCGGCCCGCTCGACCTGGGGACGCTCCGGATGCGCGACCTCGGGAAGTAG
- a CDS encoding sigma-70 family RNA polymerase sigma factor produces the protein MPRDAAGETLRQIRTLYATGAAGGLSDGQLVERFLDRDGLDREDAFSALVHRHGPMVLAVCRRMLASPADADDAFQAVFLVLARKAGSLRRVDRLKPWLYGAAVRTARESRRRSARLRVREGGGLDHEPPCPALDPDLFELRALLDEELDRLPGRFREPLLLCELEGASRQDAARRLGLPEGTLSSRLARGRSLLRDRLARRGVALGAGVLAMSLDGPATAGPTVAATVRLALNFAARGAAAGTVPTALASLAEGVLPMVATFKLKTVLAAALALGLAACLSAGLASQPPDPPPAPAIAEAETKPEPIAARGLVVDESGAAVAGAEVRFAAYSILEVRGVTGPDGGFALPIPGGRVDGRPLLARTSDGRKLGATEYGYNLSRAEAVAPVRIVVKPGRPVDVRVTRPSLEPIAGAEVEAAGDLGVLDNATTDAHGTARLLVPPDAEVSWIVAQKKATGYDYAEFGRLDEHGTRHGTPAGKVPAVVALILDAPRTVRIKALGPDDKPAAGVDFHDWLLRRDDRIGEVNYTSRQHHATTDAEGVATFDWLPQSREDLGFFPTTAGYAIRRAVVHPDQETVVARLARIETIRGRVYLPDGSPASDVEVVAEGAGRGIDRGQERTRTEADGSYELGVPPDEAYAILIRDKTWTAASRLNVVVRHGKPVEGVDFRLGRGTIIRGTVTDRVGSPAVLETVFLDEFGMDVPVDLLEGNDIVGKVRAQTTAWTDDQGRYSVRVGPGTYSIRLRSMQGRRESIVVANEAEFVHDFRK, from the coding sequence ATGCCGAGGGACGCCGCGGGGGAGACGCTCCGCCAGATCCGCACGCTGTACGCGACGGGGGCGGCCGGGGGGCTGAGCGACGGCCAGCTCGTCGAGCGGTTCCTCGACCGCGACGGCCTCGACCGGGAAGACGCGTTCTCGGCCCTGGTCCACCGTCACGGGCCGATGGTTCTGGCCGTCTGCCGCCGGATGCTCGCGAGTCCGGCCGACGCCGACGACGCCTTCCAGGCGGTCTTCCTCGTCCTGGCCCGCAAGGCTGGCAGCCTCCGGCGGGTCGACCGCCTGAAGCCCTGGCTCTACGGCGCGGCCGTCCGGACGGCCAGGGAGTCGCGCCGGCGGTCGGCCAGGCTCCGCGTCCGCGAAGGTGGCGGCCTGGATCACGAGCCCCCCTGCCCGGCTCTCGACCCTGACCTGTTCGAGCTGCGGGCCCTGCTCGACGAGGAACTCGACCGGCTCCCCGGCCGGTTCCGCGAGCCGCTGCTGCTCTGCGAGCTGGAAGGGGCCTCGCGCCAGGACGCCGCCCGACGGCTCGGCCTGCCCGAGGGGACCCTCTCCAGCCGGCTCGCTCGCGGCCGCTCGCTGCTCCGCGACCGCCTCGCCCGGCGCGGGGTCGCCCTCGGCGCCGGGGTGCTGGCGATGAGCCTCGACGGACCCGCGACGGCCGGCCCGACGGTCGCCGCCACGGTCCGCCTCGCGTTGAATTTCGCGGCCCGAGGCGCCGCCGCCGGGACGGTCCCGACGGCCCTCGCCTCGCTGGCGGAAGGAGTCCTGCCGATGGTCGCCACGTTCAAGCTCAAGACGGTCCTCGCCGCTGCGCTCGCCCTGGGCCTCGCCGCCTGCCTGTCGGCGGGCCTGGCCTCGCAGCCGCCCGATCCGCCGCCGGCCCCCGCGATCGCCGAGGCCGAAACGAAGCCCGAGCCGATCGCGGCTCGCGGTCTGGTGGTCGACGAGTCGGGCGCGGCCGTCGCGGGGGCCGAGGTACGGTTCGCCGCCTATTCGATCCTTGAGGTTCGCGGCGTGACCGGCCCGGATGGCGGCTTCGCCCTGCCGATCCCCGGGGGCCGCGTCGACGGCCGTCCGCTGCTCGCCCGCACGTCCGACGGCCGCAAGCTCGGGGCGACCGAGTACGGCTACAACCTGAGCCGGGCCGAGGCCGTCGCGCCGGTCCGGATCGTCGTCAAGCCGGGCCGGCCGGTCGACGTCCGCGTGACCAGGCCGAGCCTGGAGCCGATCGCCGGTGCGGAGGTCGAAGCCGCGGGCGATCTCGGGGTCCTCGACAACGCGACGACCGACGCTCACGGCACCGCTCGCCTGCTCGTTCCGCCCGACGCCGAGGTGAGCTGGATCGTCGCCCAGAAGAAGGCGACGGGCTACGATTACGCCGAGTTCGGCCGCCTCGACGAGCACGGCACGCGTCATGGCACGCCCGCAGGGAAGGTCCCTGCGGTGGTCGCCCTGATCCTCGACGCCCCGCGCACAGTGCGGATCAAGGCGCTAGGCCCCGACGACAAGCCCGCTGCCGGCGTTGACTTCCACGACTGGCTACTCCGCAGGGACGACCGAATCGGGGAGGTTAACTACACAAGCCGGCAGCACCACGCGACGACCGACGCCGAGGGCGTCGCCACGTTCGACTGGCTGCCGCAGTCGCGTGAGGATCTCGGCTTCTTCCCGACGACCGCCGGTTACGCCATCCGGCGCGCGGTCGTCCATCCGGACCAAGAGACCGTCGTGGCGAGGTTGGCTCGAATCGAGACGATCCGAGGCCGCGTGTACTTGCCCGACGGCTCACCCGCGAGCGACGTGGAGGTCGTTGCCGAGGGGGCCGGCCGAGGGATCGACCGTGGCCAAGAAAGGACCCGCACGGAGGCCGACGGCTCGTACGAGTTGGGAGTTCCCCCGGACGAAGCCTACGCCATCTTGATTCGGGACAAGACCTGGACGGCGGCGTCGCGTCTCAACGTCGTCGTCCGCCACGGCAAGCCGGTCGAAGGCGTCGATTTCCGCCTCGGTCGAGGGACGATCATTCGCGGCACCGTGACGGATCGAGTCGGAAGCCCTGCGGTCCTGGAGACCGTCTTCCTCGACGAGTTCGGCATGGACGTCCCCGTTGACCTGCTGGAGGGGAACGACATCGTAGGAAAGGTCCGTGCGCAGACAACTGCGTGGACCGACGACCAGGGGCGTTATTCGGTCCGTGTTGGTCCCGGAACTTACTCGATAAGACTTCGATCCATGCAGGGCCGACGAGAGTCGATCGTCGTCGCGAACGAGGCCGAATTTGTCCATGATTTCCGCAAATGA
- a CDS encoding glycerophosphodiester phosphodiesterase, giving the protein MMNVCDRARRRAGPLVSFSVAFSLLEWAILTPLVAGILRLALGTWGRCSVGNFEILSFLLSPVGLAGLALIVGVQFATLHLRLAGLMAVLSGDGPGVWHALDVLRRLPALIRLGLLESVAYLLLAVPFAIAGAAAYFAFWGSHDVNRLVVVRPPEFWRGAAAFGVLALLYLTAAGWLYLRWLLAPPAVLFEDVTNPKAALRSSAERLQGRLVSRAVLVLGFLAVLLGAYAAVTWSLGWINGWVLSRIGHASGLAISVTAALLLIDGLVVASLSALAGVAFAVIILDCYQKGGGTIKASEHGDWNGRLWSGTALVLSGLAAALAVVSATELIADARVSETIEVTAHRAGAFDGPENTLAALRHAIEAGADWAEIDVQFSADKRLVVIHDTDLLRVAGSPLRVATSTLDQLRAVDLGSPFSPAFAGERIATLEEFLDAAGTAIRLNIELKPKNEAEAVELTDRVLEAVRKAGMLDRDRVCSQSFRAIQTARRAETGLEVGFITGAVIGDPTRLDVDFLMVDRRLATRALVDRASQRDVKIHAWTINNPDHLAPLIDHGVANIITDDVAAIRARLTEIRDLDPLERLLLRVRNGLIGS; this is encoded by the coding sequence ATGATGAACGTTTGCGATCGGGCGAGGCGTCGGGCGGGGCCGCTCGTCTCGTTCTCGGTCGCCTTCTCGCTGCTGGAGTGGGCGATCCTGACTCCCCTCGTCGCCGGGATTCTTCGGCTGGCGCTGGGGACGTGGGGACGGTGTTCGGTCGGCAATTTCGAGATCCTCTCGTTCTTGCTCTCTCCGGTGGGGCTCGCGGGGCTGGCGCTGATCGTCGGCGTGCAATTCGCCACGCTGCACCTGAGGCTCGCCGGTCTGATGGCGGTGCTCTCCGGCGACGGCCCCGGGGTGTGGCACGCCCTCGACGTGTTGCGGCGGCTGCCGGCTCTGATCCGGCTCGGCCTGCTCGAATCGGTCGCGTACCTGCTCCTGGCCGTCCCGTTCGCGATCGCGGGCGCCGCGGCGTACTTCGCGTTCTGGGGCTCGCACGACGTCAATCGACTGGTCGTGGTCCGCCCGCCGGAGTTCTGGCGCGGCGCGGCGGCCTTCGGGGTCCTGGCGCTGCTGTACCTGACGGCGGCCGGCTGGCTGTACCTGCGATGGCTCCTGGCCCCGCCCGCCGTGCTGTTCGAGGACGTGACCAACCCGAAGGCCGCCCTGCGGTCGAGCGCCGAGCGGCTTCAGGGGCGGCTCGTCTCGCGGGCCGTGCTGGTGCTGGGCTTCCTGGCGGTCTTGCTCGGGGCGTACGCGGCCGTGACGTGGTCGCTCGGCTGGATCAACGGCTGGGTTCTGAGCCGGATCGGCCACGCCTCCGGGCTGGCGATCTCCGTTACCGCCGCGCTTCTCCTCATCGACGGCCTGGTGGTCGCCTCGCTGTCGGCCCTGGCCGGCGTCGCCTTCGCCGTGATCATCCTCGACTGCTACCAGAAGGGGGGCGGAACGATCAAGGCGTCCGAACACGGCGATTGGAACGGGCGGTTGTGGTCGGGGACGGCGCTGGTGCTGTCCGGGCTCGCGGCGGCCCTCGCCGTCGTCTCGGCGACGGAGCTGATCGCCGACGCCCGCGTGTCGGAGACGATCGAGGTCACCGCCCATCGCGCGGGCGCCTTCGACGGGCCCGAGAACACCCTCGCGGCGCTCCGCCACGCGATCGAGGCCGGCGCCGATTGGGCGGAGATCGACGTTCAGTTCTCCGCCGACAAGCGCCTGGTCGTCATCCACGACACCGACCTGCTCCGCGTCGCCGGTTCGCCGCTGCGGGTGGCGACCTCGACTCTCGACCAGCTCCGCGCGGTCGATCTCGGCTCGCCGTTCAGCCCGGCGTTCGCCGGTGAGCGAATCGCCACGCTCGAAGAGTTCCTCGACGCGGCGGGAACCGCCATCCGCCTCAACATCGAGCTCAAGCCCAAGAACGAAGCCGAGGCCGTCGAATTGACCGACCGCGTGCTGGAAGCGGTCCGCAAGGCCGGCATGCTCGATCGCGACCGCGTCTGCTCTCAGTCCTTCCGCGCGATCCAGACGGCGAGACGCGCCGAGACCGGCCTGGAGGTCGGCTTCATCACCGGCGCGGTGATCGGCGACCCGACCCGGCTCGACGTCGATTTCCTGATGGTCGACCGGCGGCTCGCCACCCGCGCCCTGGTCGATCGGGCCAGCCAGCGCGACGTCAAGATCCACGCCTGGACCATCAACAACCCCGACCATCTCGCCCCTCTGATCGACCATGGCGTAGCCAACATCATCACCGACGACGTCGCCGCCATCCGCGCCCGATTGACCGAGATCCGCGACCTCGACCCGCTCGAACGCCTCCTGCTCCGCGTCCGCAACGGCCTGATAGGCTCTTGA